The following are from one region of the Aspergillus luchuensis IFO 4308 DNA, chromosome 4, nearly complete sequence genome:
- a CDS encoding putative cytokinesis regulator (Byr4) (COG:S;~EggNog:ENOG410PJWE;~InterPro:IPR034586;~go_component: GO:0005816 - spindle pole body [Evidence IEA];~go_component: GO:1990334 - Bfa1-Bub2 complex [Evidence IEA];~go_function: GO:0005096 - GTPase activator activity [Evidence IEA];~go_process: GO:0001100 - negative regulation of exit from mitosis [Evidence IEA]): MAPFTLEVRHSEEETIECWDDDDDLQCYEDIQLRAASTATSVTTSSVRRSGHRDSISSRRSGRSDIDSNAGGDEDWQVQLLDNDEIITEEAIASAKNAGIPLPMNVPRSALIGGTIKRLGHRKQKKDIVDDWSDDVELPGPDGTLELKRSLNMCFPESLRQINSAAPSPTKTSAPCFWDSEASTRLQSALAITSISPQEGGLVDTQDVPTIRVAKPRSPDRATRIDSPTPERGQDSTDNLEDDFELPADDILLRLSPRKTAVETAGPTPDDIDVDWSEGSIGVRFGGTARDQPSIPSSSVSVVSPSSSSCLTVESEDEGLDGLVIPEGPLDFEASLRKRKESPSDDVRLERRPVNQTPVLTDDFFSGLEVNNGEVFNPRRLSINPNVKCKTEIPKSPARHSTTTITFTNTAVSPKTRIPRLSGHDRPHSTHLETVSESGAPLSRFRSSQRRAGGHSSQSSVSSLPGSSTSQTPSTPSRRLMGAGLSNDSFASERIASGRQLLRTKRSMPTLRNPHQTISNIQSLPTLQDGSDVPKYYATRPKTPVDRIGSDTKTFARKPQAPFLPAGASDKQSHHASVKSSRYNRRSSSDSPNDASNPQGHGTRLPRSTRHETMGKTLNESSPETLVAASKRTLTRPTRRRNFGDGSELALFDDLPTSSSAERKFVKHPSGRGVPRTLRSKLNHGQSNIAKADATIEQATPSATIRLNSVTPRFARDTNASRNAREQRIASLTNTPKNRDNHQLAPLGMNWKPANVSRVPSNSATIRSRKSKAAPVPVSKPQLIKPMGTGVQEPKSLNGMRYNPSSFCWEGNENIVQDFDTMSPKSPKPTPALITNIGAMKNVQVVGGMVFDPQRMCWLKLAPLQPGKDGLVAIQDEDDVFAGLDDLKEPSNTAGGRISGAYDEFGLAASIDDRSYEDSSDEWPITEEFDVGPEFIRRQRAEEEKWRRKVDKWTTHDRGRFGDGWRWAIRDLVRFNNSTLSTQHLDRT; this comes from the exons ATGGCTCCCTTCACTCTCGAGGTCCGCCACAGTGAGGAAGAAACGATCGAGTGTtgggacgatgacgatgatctaCAATGCTACGAGGATATCCAGCTACGAGCCGCATCAACAGCTACATCTGTGACGACTTCGTCAGTGCGCCGGTCGGGCCACCGAGATTCGATTTCATCGCGTCGCTCGGGACGTTCCGATATTGATTCCAACGCAGGAGGGGACGAGGATTGGCAGGTTCAGCTGTTGGACAATGACGAAATCATCACCGAAGAAGCTATCGCTTCTGCCAAAAACGCCGGGATCCCTTTGCCTATGAACGTCCCTCGATCGGCCCTCATTGGAGGCACCATCAAGCGCCTCGGACacagaaagcagaagaaggatatAGTCGACGACTGGTCAGATGACGTCGAACTTCCAGGTCCCGACGGCACCCTTGAGTTAAAGCGTTCGCTAAATATGTGTTTTCCTGAGTCTCTTCGGCAAATCAATTCCGCTGCCCCAAGTCCGACCAAAACCTCCGCCCCGTGTTTTTGGGATAGCGAGGCCTCGACACGCCTTCAGTCAGCTCTTGCTATCACCTCTATTTCACCGCAAGAGGGCGGGCTCGTTGACACTCAAGACGTTCCTACGATTAGGGTTGCCAAGCCTCGTTCACCAGACAGAGCAACGCGTATCGACAGTCCGACTCCTGAGAGAGGCCAGGATTCCACCGACAATCTCGAAGATGATTTCGAGTTACCGGCGGATGACATCTTGCTCCGGCTCTCCCCTAGAAAGACAGCCGTGGAAACCGCCGGTCCTACTCCTGATGATATCGACGTAGATTGGTCAGAAGGCAGTATTGGAGTCCGGTTCGGGGGTACCGCAAGGGATCAGCCATCAATTCCAAGCTCTTCGGTTTCCGTTGTCAGCCCAAGTTCATCCAGCTGTCTCACGGTTGAgagtgaagatgaaggtCTTGATGGCCTCGTCATCCCAGAAGGCCCGCTTGATTTTGAAGCGTCCTTAAGGAAGCGGAAAGAATCGCCCAGTGATGACGTACGGTTGGAACGGCGTCCAGTTAATCAGACGCCAGTCCTTACTGACGACTTCTTCTCGGGCCTTGAAGTCAACAATGGAGAAGTATTCAATCCTCGCAGGCTGTCGATAAACCCCAACGTCAAGTGCAAAACGGAAATTCCCAAAAGTCCTGCGCGGCACTCAACAACTACAATCACGTTCACGAACACGGCGGTTTCCCCAAAGACTCGAATTCCTCGCCTTTCAGGACACGACCGTCCTCATTCAACCCATCTCGAGACTGTGTCGGAGAGCGGTGCTCCTCTGTCGAGATTTCGGTCATCACAACGCCGGGCTGGGGGTCATTCGTCACAGTCTTCCGTCTCCAGCCTTCCTGGGTCTTCCACATCTCAAACACCGTCAACCCCTAGTCGACGGCTCATGGGCGCTGGTCTATCGAATGATAGCTTTGCTAGTGAACGTATAGCCTCGGGTAGGCAACTACTGAGGACCAAGCGCTCAATGCCAACATTACGAAATCCACATCAGACTATCTCAAATATTCAAAGTCTGCCTACACTACAAGATGGTTCGGACGTGCCTAAATACTACGCCACCCGACCGAAAACTCCTGTTGACCGGATAGGAAGTGATACGAAGACTTTCGCTCGTAAACCTCAGGCACCATTTCTTCCTGCCGGTGCCTCAGATAAGCAGTCGCATCATGCCAGTGTCAAAAGTTCTCGATACAATCGTCGGTCCAGTTCAGATAGTCCCAATGATGCATCAAATCCCCAAGGACATGGAACCCGACTGCCGCGATCTACCCGCCATGAAACTATGGGTAAGACTCTCAATGAGTCTAGTCCAGAGACATTGGTCGCTGCAAGCAAAAGAACACTTACGCGACCTACTCGAAGGCGTAATTTTGGTGATGGTTCTGAATTGGCACTATTTGACGATCTGCCcacatcttcttcagcagaGAGAAAATTCGTGAAGCATCCTTCGGGGCGAGGTGTTCCGAGGACACTTAGAAGTAAATTAAACCACGGCCAGTCTAATATAGCAAAGGCAGATGCCACAATCGAACAAGCCACACCAAGCGCCACAATCAGGCTAAACAGTGTCACACCAAGATTCGCACGGGACACGAACGCTTCGAGGAACGCAAGAGAACAGCGCATTGCATCGTTAACGAACACGCCAAAGAACCGCGACAATCACCAGCTTGCTCCTCTTGGGATGAATTGGAAGCCTGCGAATGTGTCGCGGGTGCCTTCGAACTCAGCAACTATCCGgagcaggaaaagcaaagctgCGCCAGTGCCTGTCTCCAAACCACAACTAATCAAACCCATGGGTACGGGTGTGCAAGAGCCCAAAT CTCTTAATGGCATGCGTTATAATCCTAGTTCCTTTTGCtgggaaggaaatgaaaacATAGTCCAGGATTTTGACACTATGTCCCCCAAGTCACCAAAGCCGACCCCTGCTCTAATCACGAATATAGGCGCGATGAAGAATGTGCAGGTCGTCGGCGGAATGGTGTTTGATCCACAACGTATGTGCTGGCTCAAATTGGCGCCATTACAGCCGGGGAAGGATGGGCTGGTTGCTATtcaagacgaagacgatgtcTTTGCAGGTCTAGACGACCTAAAAGAGCCGTCCAATACCGCGGGGGGACGAATTTCGGGCGCCTATGATGAATTCGGTCTCGCGGCCAGTATTGATGACCGCAGCTACGAAGATTCATCGGACGAATGGCCCATAACGGAAGAGTTTGACGTGGGCCCGGAGTTTATCAGGCGGCAGCgtgcggaagaagagaagtggAGGCGCAAGGTCGATAAATGGACCACTCATGATCGTGGGAGGTTCGGGGACGGTTGGAGATGGGCTATTCGGGATCTGGTGAGATTCAATAATAGCACGCTCAGCACACAGCACCTTGACCGCACATGA
- the ERD2 gene encoding endoplasmic reticulum retention protein (COG:U;~EggNog:ENOG410PKGJ;~InterPro:IPR000133;~PFAM:PF00810;~TransMembrane:6 (i38-56o62-80i96-114o120-139i151-168o180-200i);~go_component: GO:0016021 - integral component of membrane [Evidence IEA];~go_function: GO:0046923 - ER retention sequence binding [Evidence IEA];~go_process: GO:0006621 - protein retention in ER lumen [Evidence IEA]) produces MNIFRLLADFSHLASIFILLQKMKSSSSCSGLSFKSQALYLMVFVTRYLDLFWAFTDSFYNTTFKILFIGSSAYIIYLMLNDYKPTHDPNTDTFKVQYLLGFSALLALLFPHDYSVSEILWTFSIWLESVAILPQLFMLQRTGEADTITTHYLFALGLYRALYIPNWIYRYFAESHFQPIPVVAGIVQTLLYSDFFYIYYTK; encoded by the exons ATGAATATCTTCAGGTTATTAG CCGACTTTTCTCACCTCGCGTCCATATTCATACTATTACAGAAGATGAAGTCTTCAAGT AGTTGTTCAGGACTTTCATTTAAGTCCCAGGCGCTATATTTGATGGTTTTTGTAACGCGTTATCTTG ATTTGTTCTGGGCTTTCACGGACTCCTTTTACAACACGACTTTCAAAATCTTGTTCATCGGCTCGTCGGCTTACATCATTTACCTCATGCTCAACGACTACAAGCCAACGCATGACCCCAATACTGATACCTTCAAAGTGCAGTATCTCCTAGGGTTTAGTGCTCTATTGGCTCTCCTTTTCCCGCATGATTATAGCGTCTCAGAG ATTCTCTGGACGTTCTCTATATGGCTCGAGTCCGTGGCTATCTTGCCCCAACTTTTCATGCTTCAGCGCACTGGGGAGGCAGACACCATAACGACCCATTATCTTTTCGCTTTGGGATTGTATCGCGCCCTTTACATCCCTAATTGGATCTATCGCTATTTTGCAGAGAGTCACTTCCAACCCATCCCTGTCGTAGCCGGTATCGTCCAGACACTATTATATTCGgatttcttttatatctaCTACACCAAGTGA